From the Rhodoferax sp. WC2427 genome, one window contains:
- a CDS encoding C40 family peptidase, giving the protein MHILRLPTAALVLLLALAGCSTAPPSRPSLAAPLGPSRLSANEASDVTLYAISLVGTPYRYGGNTPASGFDCSGLIGYVYQTQAGLAAPRTVASLVNWGQAVPSDAVRTGDLVVFAPRGAATHAGIYVGEGRFVHAPSAGGVVRLDLLASAYWARQAVSFRRP; this is encoded by the coding sequence ATGCACATCCTGCGCTTACCCACCGCTGCTCTGGTTTTGCTGCTTGCCCTGGCAGGCTGCTCTACCGCGCCGCCTTCGCGCCCGTCCCTGGCCGCTCCCCTGGGCCCGTCCCGCCTGTCGGCAAACGAGGCCAGCGACGTGACCCTGTACGCCATCAGCCTGGTCGGCACGCCGTACCGCTACGGGGGCAACACGCCCGCGTCGGGGTTCGACTGCAGCGGCCTGATTGGCTATGTGTACCAGACCCAGGCAGGCCTGGCGGCACCACGCACCGTCGCCTCCCTGGTGAACTGGGGCCAGGCCGTGCCGTCTGATGCCGTACGCACCGGTGACCTGGTGGTGTTCGCCCCGCGCGGCGCGGCCACCCACGCGGGTATCTACGTGGGCGAAGGCCGGTTTGTGCACGCGCCATCGGCGGGCGGGGTGGTGCGGCTGGACCTGCTGGCATCGGCGTACTGGGCCAGGCAAGCGGTTTCGTTTCGACGGCCTTGA